The following are from one region of the Gammaproteobacteria bacterium genome:
- a CDS encoding type IV pilin protein, translating to MAQAALISLGNVMERVFTQNNTYTPGGVTPTLGTGAGAIFPAQAPLEGTTKQYNLSITAATATTYTVRATPISGTSQQSDGMLELDGTGAKRWDKDNGGSFGAAENTWGK from the coding sequence ATGGCGCAGGCGGCGCTGATATCCTTGGGCAATGTGATGGAACGGGTGTTCACACAGAACAATACTTATACACCAGGCGGTGTTACACCAACCCTGGGTACCGGGGCAGGCGCCATTTTTCCCGCGCAAGCCCCGCTGGAAGGCACAACAAAACAATATAATCTGTCCATTACGGCCGCCACAGCGACAACCTACACCGTGCGCGCCACACCGATTTCGGGAACAAGCCAGCAGAGCGATGGAATGCTGGAATTGGATGGAACAGGCGCCAAGCGATGGGATAAAGACAATGGCGGCTCTTTTGGCGCTGCCGAAAACACCTGGGGCAAATAG